In Bradyrhizobium sp. CCBAU 051011, the following are encoded in one genomic region:
- a CDS encoding primase-helicase family protein: protein MSDDSKLSPGGNAAAISFSDFVAYAPSRSCIYLPCKTPWPNASVDTRLPRMPLLDRHGNPIVDGRGKPRTIAASEWLEKNQSVEAFTWMPGEPEFIKDRLAVDGGWVRKIGATTLNTYRPPDVVPGDAGKAQRWVDHWRKLYPDDAEHLLAWMAARVQRPEVKPNHAIVLGGKPGIGKDTLLEPLVTAVGAWNFRDVTASQLFSKNNEFLRGVILRVSEARDMGEQGQTSRYGLYEHAKSALAIPPDTLRVNEKYLREYHIFNRFGMIITTNYRDALYLPDNDRRYFITFSDQAPEEFGPAFWKDFWGWYRNGGIEHVVAWLQQCDLSAFDPKATPRRTASFDYMVETERGEEYAELLNAIDALGNPKALTLAQLMEKAPSLEWLHDRHKRRFIRHRLEQCGYIVVTNPEAKDRLWYANKKRQVIYAQSGLPNDQRRAAAIRLQDELDGHRQ, encoded by the coding sequence ATGAGCGACGACTCCAAGCTAAGCCCAGGCGGCAACGCGGCGGCCATTTCATTCTCGGACTTCGTCGCCTACGCACCGTCACGCTCGTGCATTTACCTGCCGTGTAAAACGCCGTGGCCAAATGCGAGCGTTGACACGCGCTTGCCGCGCATGCCGTTGCTCGACCGACATGGTAACCCGATTGTCGACGGCAGGGGCAAGCCGAGGACGATCGCGGCGAGCGAATGGTTAGAGAAGAACCAGAGCGTCGAAGCGTTCACCTGGATGCCAGGCGAGCCGGAGTTTATCAAAGACAGGCTAGCTGTCGACGGCGGTTGGGTTCGCAAGATCGGCGCCACGACGCTGAACACCTACCGCCCGCCTGATGTTGTGCCCGGCGACGCCGGCAAGGCGCAGCGATGGGTCGACCACTGGCGCAAGCTCTACCCGGACGACGCCGAACATCTGCTCGCCTGGATGGCCGCGCGGGTGCAGCGTCCTGAAGTTAAGCCCAACCACGCCATCGTGCTGGGCGGCAAGCCCGGGATCGGCAAGGACACACTGCTTGAACCGCTGGTGACGGCAGTTGGCGCCTGGAATTTCCGTGACGTGACGGCGAGTCAGTTATTCAGCAAGAATAACGAATTTCTGCGCGGCGTGATCTTACGCGTCAGCGAAGCGCGAGATATGGGCGAGCAAGGGCAAACCAGCCGCTACGGTCTCTACGAGCACGCCAAGAGCGCGCTGGCCATTCCACCTGACACGCTGCGGGTGAACGAAAAGTATCTGCGCGAATACCACATCTTCAATCGTTTCGGGATGATTATCACCACCAACTACCGGGACGCGCTCTACCTGCCCGACAATGACCGCCGCTATTTCATCACCTTTTCCGATCAAGCACCCGAGGAGTTTGGCCCGGCGTTCTGGAAAGATTTTTGGGGCTGGTACAGGAACGGTGGCATCGAACACGTCGTTGCATGGCTCCAGCAATGCGACCTTTCTGCCTTCGACCCGAAGGCAACACCGAGACGCACCGCATCATTCGACTACATGGTCGAGACCGAGCGCGGGGAAGAGTACGCCGAACTGCTCAACGCGATCGATGCGCTCGGCAACCCTAAGGCGCTGACGCTCGCGCAACTGATGGAAAAAGCCCCGTCGCTCGAGTGGCTTCACGATAGGCACAAGCGTCGGTTTATTAGGCACCGGCTCGAACAGTGCGGCTATATCGTCGTGACCAATCCCGAAGCCAAAGATCGGCTGTGGTACGCCAACAAGAAGCGGCAGGTGATCTACGCGCAGTCAGGCTTACCGAACGACCAGCGCCGCGCTGCCGCCATTAGGCTGCAAGACGAGCTCGACGGGCATCGTCAATGA
- a CDS encoding recombinase family protein: MQAAIAYTRLSKPNKKGRPGIGLEAQQAALAAFAKAEGFDLIETFAETETGEGSDALEKRPQLAAAMKMAKKHKAPVIVAKLDRLSRDVHFISGLMAHRTPFIVAELGADVDPFVLHLYAALAEKERRMISQRTKDALASLKAQGKKLGGLRPKTAMRMQAADERAEALRPVFTQLRELSANAIARELNERQIATPSGKPWSAVTVLRVQRRLKGLS, encoded by the coding sequence ATGCAGGCCGCCATTGCCTACACTCGCCTGAGCAAACCCAACAAGAAGGGTCGCCCCGGCATCGGTCTCGAAGCCCAGCAGGCGGCGCTTGCCGCCTTCGCCAAGGCGGAAGGGTTCGATCTGATCGAGACCTTTGCCGAGACCGAGACCGGTGAGGGAAGCGACGCGCTAGAGAAGCGCCCGCAACTGGCCGCCGCCATGAAGATGGCCAAGAAGCACAAGGCACCCGTGATCGTCGCCAAGCTGGATCGCCTCAGCCGTGATGTACACTTCATCTCGGGCCTGATGGCGCACAGAACGCCATTTATCGTCGCAGAGCTGGGTGCTGACGTCGATCCATTTGTCTTGCACTTATATGCCGCGCTCGCCGAGAAAGAGCGCCGGATGATCTCCCAGCGCACCAAGGACGCGCTCGCATCGCTGAAGGCGCAGGGTAAGAAACTCGGCGGCCTGCGTCCCAAGACGGCGATGCGGATGCAGGCCGCCGACGAGCGTGCCGAGGCGCTGCGCCCCGTGTTCACCCAGCTGCGCGAGCTGTCGGCCAACGCCATCGCCCGCGAGCTGAACGAGCGCCAGATCGCGACACCGAGCGGTAAGCCGTGGTCTGCGGTGACCGTGCTGCGAGTGCAGCGCAGGCTGAAAGGGTTGTCATGA
- a CDS encoding DNA polymerase codes for MQHVYWDIETFSQVNLKDSGAHIYANDETTGIFFFCYAVDAGEVQTWCPGDPVPAPFATPTDFLFVSDNFGFERAVHENILARHYGFPPIPLEHTDCAERRALAASYPAELGLRCEALGLPFHKDPEARKAMMRLARPQTKKKLNNKPEDPAQRERDLVLLLERCKSDVQATRACFNDPRLPPLLPEERALLLLDARINSRGIAAHIPFLEAARTLAINERNAINTRLDYLTAGVIKSVDQVQRIREAANACGLDLGSLGKRSVAAALARQPEGFARELLVLRQRGAYSSTRKYKKLLEVAHPVDHRIRDALRIYGAGPGRWSSVGAGQLQNLARNDRELPATLVDAVIAGDRDELARWGNPLQVVSAVSRAVLCAGPGQHLVCADFAAIESRVLAWLAGETWKIDAYRRFDTTGNKLIEVYRVVAARMLNKSIETISTADRQKGKATDLACGYGGSVGALRRIVGDDGRSDEVLQADVNLWRTAHPATRKLGRKLARAIRVAVGIGQNRPILVADVPQPPLCVAFDGYTLTMTLPSGRAIHYPGARLVPNSKFEDGEADVEFFDNAKRQWKRVRGWYGTFLENAVQAIARDLLAAALLRAEARGWSAVFHCHDEIVIEAPEGTLPDAEVLAMLKESPVWAIGLPLNGKVHRGPTYLEAPATREPPEPETEQELVEHAVDAFVAATPPNPNIAKGADEDFLASLTDTVAPLYDFVTLPMTESQHVSCPFHDDPQPSCKIYPDHWHCFGCGRRGGRLDWLCDVEGMTKREAIDALQDWSGPVLREQRNDSAARIALALQLWQEAGSLAGTLGARYLAETRGIDITQLSPSIHGVLRFHPSCIFGTRARHPCIVALMRDPVTDAPTGIHRIGLDLTGNKLDRMALGRMGVVKLWPPDGDRLVIGEGIETVLAAATRITYRDVVMTPAWAALNEAGLAGLPVLPGITQLTLLVDNDTNGVGQKAAGNCKRTWTAAGRTVATLIPKQEGWDFNDVILRQGAA; via the coding sequence ATGCAGCACGTCTACTGGGACATCGAGACGTTCTCACAGGTCAACCTGAAGGATAGCGGCGCGCATATCTACGCGAATGACGAGACGACCGGCATTTTCTTTTTCTGCTACGCCGTCGACGCTGGCGAGGTGCAGACGTGGTGCCCCGGCGATCCCGTGCCGGCGCCGTTCGCCACCCCGACGGACTTCCTGTTCGTCTCTGACAATTTCGGCTTCGAGCGCGCCGTTCACGAGAACATTCTCGCCCGCCACTACGGCTTCCCGCCGATCCCGCTAGAGCACACCGACTGCGCCGAGCGCCGTGCGCTTGCCGCGTCATACCCGGCCGAGCTCGGCTTGCGCTGCGAAGCACTCGGGCTGCCGTTTCACAAGGACCCGGAAGCGCGCAAGGCGATGATGCGACTGGCGCGGCCGCAGACCAAGAAGAAGCTGAACAACAAACCGGAGGACCCGGCGCAGCGCGAACGCGATCTGGTTCTGTTGCTCGAGCGCTGCAAGAGTGACGTCCAAGCGACACGCGCCTGCTTCAATGATCCGCGCTTGCCGCCCTTGCTGCCGGAAGAACGCGCGCTCCTGCTGCTTGATGCCCGCATCAACTCACGCGGCATCGCAGCCCACATACCATTTCTCGAAGCCGCCCGCACGCTCGCGATCAACGAACGCAACGCGATCAACACTCGCCTCGATTACCTGACCGCCGGAGTGATCAAAAGTGTCGATCAGGTGCAGAGAATACGTGAGGCGGCGAATGCTTGCGGCCTGGATCTCGGTTCGCTCGGGAAGCGCTCGGTCGCCGCTGCCCTCGCCCGCCAACCGGAAGGCTTCGCGCGCGAGCTGCTGGTCCTGCGCCAGCGCGGCGCCTATAGCTCGACGCGCAAGTACAAGAAGTTGTTAGAGGTCGCTCACCCGGTTGATCACCGCATTCGTGATGCTTTGCGCATCTATGGTGCCGGACCCGGACGCTGGAGTTCGGTTGGCGCTGGCCAACTGCAGAACCTCGCCCGTAACGACCGCGAGCTCCCCGCCACGCTGGTCGACGCCGTGATCGCCGGTGATCGCGATGAACTGGCGCGCTGGGGCAATCCGCTGCAGGTCGTAAGCGCGGTCTCGCGCGCGGTGTTGTGCGCTGGCCCCGGGCAGCATCTCGTCTGCGCCGACTTCGCCGCCATTGAGTCGCGGGTGCTGGCGTGGTTGGCCGGCGAGACATGGAAGATCGACGCCTACAGGCGGTTTGACACGACCGGCAACAAGCTTATCGAGGTCTACCGCGTCGTCGCCGCGCGCATGCTCAACAAGAGCATCGAGACGATCAGCACGGCTGATCGGCAGAAGGGCAAGGCCACCGATCTGGCCTGCGGCTACGGCGGATCCGTTGGTGCATTGCGCCGCATTGTCGGTGATGACGGGCGCAGCGACGAGGTACTGCAGGCCGACGTGAACCTGTGGCGCACCGCGCATCCGGCCACGCGCAAGCTCGGGCGTAAGCTGGCGCGTGCAATCCGCGTTGCGGTGGGCATCGGACAGAACCGCCCGATCTTAGTCGCGGATGTCCCCCAGCCGCCGCTTTGCGTCGCGTTCGACGGCTACACCTTGACAATGACCCTCCCGAGCGGTCGCGCAATCCATTATCCGGGCGCGCGGCTTGTGCCCAACTCCAAATTCGAAGACGGCGAGGCCGATGTCGAGTTTTTCGACAATGCCAAGCGTCAGTGGAAGCGCGTCCGAGGGTGGTACGGCACGTTCCTTGAGAATGCGGTGCAAGCGATCGCGCGCGACCTTCTCGCTGCAGCTCTGCTGCGTGCCGAGGCACGCGGCTGGTCGGCCGTCTTCCACTGCCACGACGAAATTGTGATCGAGGCGCCGGAAGGCACGCTCCCTGATGCCGAGGTGCTGGCGATGCTCAAGGAGTCGCCGGTGTGGGCGATCGGCCTTCCGCTCAACGGCAAGGTTCACCGCGGGCCGACCTACCTTGAAGCACCGGCGACCAGAGAGCCACCCGAACCGGAGACCGAGCAGGAGCTAGTCGAGCACGCGGTCGACGCATTCGTCGCGGCGACACCGCCTAACCCGAACATCGCGAAGGGAGCGGACGAGGATTTTCTCGCCAGCCTCACCGACACGGTTGCGCCCCTCTATGACTTCGTCACCCTGCCGATGACGGAGAGCCAACACGTCTCCTGTCCGTTCCACGACGACCCGCAACCGAGCTGCAAGATTTACCCGGATCACTGGCATTGCTTCGGCTGCGGTCGCCGCGGCGGGCGGCTCGACTGGCTATGCGACGTCGAAGGCATGACCAAGCGTGAGGCCATCGATGCGCTGCAGGACTGGAGCGGACCGGTTCTGCGCGAGCAGCGCAACGACAGCGCCGCGCGGATCGCGCTCGCATTGCAGCTATGGCAGGAAGCCGGTTCGCTCGCCGGTACGCTTGGCGCACGGTACCTCGCGGAGACGCGCGGCATCGATATCACCCAGTTATCGCCGTCCATTCACGGGGTGCTGCGCTTCCATCCCTCCTGCATATTCGGCACGCGTGCGCGGCACCCGTGCATCGTTGCCCTCATGCGGGACCCGGTGACGGATGCGCCGACCGGGATCCATCGGATCGGTCTCGACCTAACCGGCAACAAGCTCGACCGCATGGCACTCGGGCGCATGGGCGTCGTCAAGCTGTGGCCACCGGATGGCGACCGCCTCGTCATCGGGGAAGGCATCGAGACCGTGCTCGCGGCTGCGACGCGTATCACCTACCGCGACGTGGTGATGACACCGGCATGGGCCGCCTTGAACGAAGCTGGGCTCGCCGGCCTGCCGGTGCTGCCGGGCATCACGCAGCTCACCCTGCTGGTCGACAACGACACCAACGGCGTGGGGCAGAAGGCTGCCGGCAACTGCAAGCGCACCTGGACTGCGGCCGGGCGCACGGTGGCGACACTGATTCCGAAACAGGAAGGTTGGGACTTCAATGACGTGATCTTACGGCAGGGCGCGGCATGA